The DNA region GCGAAGCTCCCGGCGACGGCGGAAGCAAGGCGCTCGCCGGAGTCGGAGAAGAGCTTGTCGACGAGGCGATCGGAGAGGGCCACGGCGCCGCCGGGCCCGGGGGCGGAGCCAGATGACCCCGCGCCGCGAAGTACCCCGGAGGCCACCGCCTCCGACAGGGCGGAGACGGTGGCGGAGACCTCGGGGGAGGCGGCGAGCTTGGCCAGCTGCCTGACGCTGCGGGGCACCTCGTCCGAGTCGGACCGGACGAAGTCGGCGAGGTCGGAGGCGACCAGCGCCGCGGCGTCCGCGGACgaggcggcggcgtcggcgaaGGCCGCGACCGCCGCGGCGAGGCgcacgaggcggcggcggcgcgccgcgACGGCCGGGTGGTGGTAGATCTTGTACGCgccgacggccgccgccgcgccggccgcggcgaggaggatccagcggcggcggcggcgggagaagGCGACGAGGCGGTCCATccccggtggccggagggtagGGGCTGGTAGCTGGTTGGGCCGGGTCGGGTGGGGGACGCGGCGTGGGACGGACGGGAGGCGAGGTGGGCGTGGCGTGCCGGGCTTGTTTTTTGTGGGGGGCGCGCGGCCGCTGCGCAGATAATGGTGATGGGCCCTCGCGGCGGTTGTGCCTCGCCTCGCCGTCGGGTCGGGTGTGAATGTGATCCGCGGACCGTGTGGAGCTGTGACAACTGAGCCGGGTCGGATAAGTCCAGGACGTGCGCGTCACGAATTTCAGATCACGTCTTTTATCCGGTCTTCAAAGTGGGCAAAAATTAAAAATGACGAACGCGCATTCAAGTCAAATGTGAAGGAGTTTGAGGTGAAATTTGGCGGCAGATGTTAATGTTAATTTTGCTTCCACTCGATAACCCTTGTATGTATTTTGCAGAGGATAGCCCGGCTCGCAACCTAAGGCAAAGGATAAAGCAGCCGAGAAAGAGTACAACAGTGATACACCATTCAAATTGCAGATCATACATACGGAACATCTCCCCATGCCGCTGTCACTTTCACCTTAATTTTGCACGCAATCCGTGCATCGCTCAATTTGCATATCACGTGGAACATTCTCCCTGCAGTGGCGGACTACATTTTTTTTGCAACTGAAATGGGCCAGCCCAACTTAAGTTAATGGGCCGAAAAGACTCGTCCGCAAGCTAGGTGAGAAGCCCAAAATCCCCGAGGTCCAGCCGGTGCCCAAATCCGAACGAAACACACACGACGAAATCCGTTTGAGACTTGTCCGGGCCGGTGTGCAGGTGCCAGGAGGCATCCTCGACGGGAGGAGGATGAGGGCCTACCAGGCTACCAACCGAGCTCAAGCCGACCAACCTCGATGCGCGAATGATCCGGCCCTATTCCTTGCATAAACGCGGGCGCGGCAAATAATGCCAAAAAGGCCCAAACTTGATCAGGTGAAAATGCTGCTAGTGCTTGACGCTGAAACGATGCGAGATGCTTCGCGCACTCGACTGGCTGCGAAATTAATCCAACTTCTTGAGTATTGACATGATCACACTTGGCACCAAACACAGGTGCATGACACGATCGCGCGCACTGGGCTGGGCACTGACGGCGGccgagaagcagcagcagcagcagcagcagctcggccAGATCATCAGACCAAGGCCGCCACCTTCCGGTGCCCGCGGGCTCTCCTCCCGGCGTCCCCGCCGGCGCAGCTCTGGCTCCTCGCGCCcagcgcgccggcgccggcgccgaacTCGCAGGGTGCGTCCTCGTCGATCCTCGCCATGGAGAGCGCGGCGGCCATGCTCTGGCTCCGCGCCACGGCCCGCAGCTCCGCCTGGCGCTGCTCCACGCGCCTCTCCGACGCGGCTCGCACCAGCTCCCGGAGGTCCTCGCCCGCCGCTGACCCGGCGCCCCAGTCGGACCCCGCGGCGCTGTGGCTCCTCGACAGCGACGCCGCCGGCACGAACACCGGGTACCCGAACGCGGCGTCGGAGGGGACGTAGCGCGCGCACCCCGTCAGGCCCCGCACGTACAGGTCCCGCGCACGCCCCAGCGCCCGCACCGGCGCCCGCCACAGCCACCGCAGCCTGCCCCCGCGGCTCATCCCCCACCACCACACCAGACGCCTGCAGGTGGCCGGAGGACAGTGATCGGAAGCAAGAAAGCACAGCCGGAGTGCGGTGCTAGTATAATGGCAGATGTTGCTTGGGAGAATTGTTAGGTGCGGAGCTTTTGGTGAAAACAAATGATGGAGTGGTTTCGAGTCTGAGCGACTCCTATATATCTTTGCTGGTGGCCGTGGGGGTCGGGGACCCGCCGGCGCGCGGTTAGGTGGTGACTGGTGAGGGCCGGGGGCTCGGAGGAGAAGACGACGTGACGGGCGTCCACGCGGGCGCCGCTGGGGCCTGGGGAAACTGCGGGTTTGGCTTGGCAAAGCTGTGGGCTCTGCCTGCTGCGTGCGCGCGCCCACCGCCGTCGGCGTCGTGGGATCCCCCGGCAGACTTTAGACGCTTCGGCGGCTCGCGCAGTGGCGCTGGCTTTCTCTCTCTCGCTGCCTGGCCTTCTAGATGAAGAGTGAGAGTCAGAAAACCAGAGTGTGACGTGGCACGTGCAGTGGAGTGCACTCCATCTCGCTGACTCTGAAAGAGACTGAAACTGGAAGTTCTTTTCCTTTCATGTTTTTTTTACTTGTACGGGGGGCGGGAGATTGGTATATTTTGATCCAAGTTGGAAGATTCCTACctattttatatatatactttatTTAATACGGATTTATTTTAAATCACACAAAGTTGAAGATAGATCTACTGGATGCTATCCATGTGCTCTAACCACTAGATTAGAGGTCATTTTGCTGGAGATGGCTGTATTTTTCCCCGAGTGGGGATTGGAAAATTCAACGGCTAATGTGCACGTGCTCGTGTACCTTCGTGGAATGAAAGCGCGAGAGACACATGAATTATGCCCCGTCACCTATTCTTTTATGTAACAAAAGTGTTTTCTCTGCACTAGTCTAGCTAGCTAGCATTTTTTGCTCTTGGTATGCGCTCAAAATTTTCATAATACCGACAAATTTATATACATACGTGCACAGAAATTATTTAAAGCATGATACAAATATATTAAAAGTTCCACCATGTGTTGAAACATGGTAATTACTGTGCTTTGCAACAAAACACATAGAACCAATACCCGTCCTATATTGCAAATTGAAGCAAGCATCCATATACGTACGGCGTAAGACTTTGTGTCAGGTGTGTCTAACATTGGTAATGAAGCACAGCATACGGGTGCGGCCTAGTGACGGTGCTCCAACTTCGAACTGGAAATGGTTTTCTCCAAGGCACTAGGACCTGTGTGCGTGTGACCATAACAGACGCACAGAAAAGAAAAGTGCACGATGACCGGTAGGCCCACAGTGCTCGCGGCTCACTCATCTACGCTCAGACAGTGTCCACTGCCGCTGCAGAGGCGAGAGAAGCTGTGTACGATTCATTACAATATTCTGTCGCGCGGGGACGATGCAACAAAACAGATAGCTGGATCGATTCTCCGCACGGCGAGCCGGAGCGCGTGCTCGATTCGCCGTCGGCTTTCGGCGCGACGTCTCGCTCAGCGTTGGTGCTGCCGTGCACTCGGGCTGCGGAGCACCCGCCGCCCAAGTTCCCGGCTTCCGGAGCGCAAGCCAGCGGATTCCGAAAGGAGGCCAAGGGAGCTGCACGCACCCGTgcaccggccgcggccgccattTTATCCAATTgccgcgccacgccacgccgAGCCGACGTGGAAGCGGAAGCCATATATGTTGAGCCGCCGGCCGACCGCGCGTGGGACGCGTGCGCCGTGCGGTCAGTGTGTTCGAGTCCAAAACATGATGCGCGCGTCGCCGTCGATCTGCCCGGACCAACTAGCAGGTCGCGCTGATTTACTCGCTGCCACTGCTGCCGCTCACCTGTCGATGACTCGATTCAACCGGTGGCGGCAAAGGGGTCCGATCTGGCGTGGACCGCCCTGTAATTCTAGAAGGCGCGCGCGTACAGGGTCCCTCCAACCAATCATCATCGCCTCATTGGCTGCCGGTCGGGGAGGGCGATTCTTTCGGATGCGTGCGTTCATATACTGTAACCGGGACGGTAGTCTGTCAGGGAGGGGGCGACGTGCTTGTCTTGTTATCTTCGTGAGGGCGAAACGGCTCCGAATTCTGTCTTCCGGAGCTGGAATTTTCTCGGAGAGCTCGTGCGCGCGCGCTGGAAGTTCGGGAGAGAAAAAACACGTCAGTCAAAGCGCCTCGTGTTGAAAATGCCAGGCCTAAACTGGGCCCCAACGGTCCACATTAAACCCGGGGGCGATAAAGCCCATATTCACGAGCTTACAAACCCCACCCACCCCATCCGCGCGCCGTTCGCCTTGCGGCCCATCAGTTTCGCATGGGCCTATAGGATGGCCGGCCCAGTAGGCTCGGCCCGTCGAATCTGCAAAAAGATCACCAGCCCAGCCAGCCCTCCACCCACTTCACTTGTGGGCCGCGCGCGCGACACGACGCCCCTTATCCACATCACCCCGTCCTCGGTGTCGTCTCCCTCTCCGCGCGCGAGATGAAGATATCCAAACCCGACGACGCGTCActccctcgccgctcgcgcgctCCTTCCCGCcacgccccccgcgccggccggcGCGATGCCGTCCCCGGCGTCCTACCTCCTCCTGAACCCCGCGAAGCCATTCTCCCTCCGCCGCCTCTCGTACACGCCCCCGCGCCTCCACGCCCGCCGGTTCCATGTCTCCTGCGACGCGCCGCGGGGGAGCGGTAGGAGCGCCGGCGGGAGGCGCGAGGCCATCCCCACCGGCGCCAGAAAATCCAAGAAGCAGATCGTATTCttcgacgccgcgccgccggtgGCGCAGCCGCAGCAGGGCGGGAGCGCCGTAGAGAAGGGGGCGAGCGAGAAGCCGACGACCAAGGAAGGCGGCGGCAACGCGGCGCTGGCGCTGCTGAGGAGGGCGACCAAGAAGACGCTCGCGGCGCTGTCCAACCTCCCGCTGGCCATATCCGAGATGTTCGCCATCGCCGCCCTCATGGCCCTTGGTACAGGCTGCCGACCGTGACTTAAAATCTTGTTTCTTTGGTGATGCTTCTTGAATTCCTTCCTGCTCAATGCTGGTTTTCTTGTGCTGGCATTGCGAATCCTGCAACTACCGCAGGCACGGTGATCGACCAGGGAGAGGCGCCGAGCTACTACTTCGAGAAGTTCCCCGAGGACAACCCGGTGTTCGGTTTCATCACGTGGAGGTGGATCCTGACGCCCGGGTTCGACCACATGTTCTCCTCGCCGGTCTTCCTCggcctcctcgcgctcctcGCGGCGTCCCTCATGGCCTGCACCTACACGACCCAGCTTCCCATGGTCAAGGTCGCGAGAAGGTAAGCTCTTGCTGTTGTGTATGCCACTGCTTGCTAGTCCGATCAGAGAAGCATGTGAGACATCAAGTGCCGGCGTGTTGTTGCAGATGGTCGTTCACACATTCCGGGGAAAGAATCAAGAAGCAGGAGTTTTCTGATTCTCTTCCCCGAGCATCCATTCAGGATTTGGGTGTCATCTTGATGGGTGCCGGGTATGAGGTGACACCTCCAGAACTTGATCTGCTCCAATTTCCGTTCCGTTTTAGCCTCCTTGGCATTTGCATTAGGTGTGTTTGATCTGTTGCAGGTATTCACCAAGGGGCCGTCCTTGTATGCTTTCAAAGGGCTGGCGGGTCGGTATGCGCCTATTGGCGTGCATCTAGCAATGCTTTTCATCATGGCTGGAGCCACGCTTAGCGCAACGGGAAGTTTCAAAGGCTCAGTGGATGTGCCTCAAGGGCTGAATTTCGTTATAGGAGATGTGATGAAACCCAGAGGGGTCCTCTCTGTCGCACCTGATGTTTTCAATACTGAAGTTCATGTCAACCGGTTCTACATGGAGTACTATGATAGTGGAGAGGTAGTCTCCTTGCTTAGcaatttcaaatgttttgtgcAGTTATGTGCACCTGGCTGATTGGGAAGCAAATATTGTTCGATTGCCAGGTCTCACAATTTTATAGCGATCTTTCACTTTTTAACCTTGATGGTAAAGAAGTGATGAGGAAGACTATCAAAGTGAATGACCCCCTGAGGTATGGGGGAATCACAATCTACCAAACGGACTGGGGATTTTCAGCATTGCAAGTGAAGAAAAATGGTGAAGGACCTTTCAATTTGGCCATGGCCCCGTTGAAGCTGAATGGCGATAAGAAGCTTTACGGAACGTTCTTGCCACTTGAAGACTCGGACTCTTCGAATCCGAGTGTCAAAGGAATGTATGTTTAATGTTTCCCTTTTCTGGTTTAAATAGTAACAAAGTTGAACCATTACCTATGGGTCATTCAATTGTTGTTTTGCCTTCCTGGTGACCTGCAGATCGATGCTTGCTCGAGATCTGCAGTCTATCGTGCTGTATGATCAAGATGGCAAGTTTGTAGGGGTCCGTCGGCCAAGCTCGAAACTCCCCATTGAGATAAATGGTAATGAAATACTCATTGAAGATGCTATTGGTAGTACGGGACTGGATCTTAAGGTAAAGCCTACTCATTTATTGTTTCAGATTTACTCTTGAAGACAACTGAGCTTACTTGGCAATAAAATTAACCACGTCTTTCATTTTCCTTTCCATCAGACTGATCCAGGAGTTCCTATTGTGTATGCTGGATTTGGTGCGCTCATGTTAACAACCTGCATTAGTTATCTTTCGCACTCTCAGGTATGTGCACTCGTGTAATTGTTTGCCATAGTGCTTATAGACAGAGGTATAATAGTTGATTACTGTTGCAAATTTGTAATTTTCTTCCCACGGCACTAGATATGGGCAATGC from Panicum hallii strain FIL2 chromosome 9, PHallii_v3.1, whole genome shotgun sequence includes:
- the LOC112876917 gene encoding cytochrome c biogenesis protein CCS1, chloroplastic, with translation MPSPASYLLLNPAKPFSLRRLSYTPPRLHARRFHVSCDAPRGSGRSAGGRREAIPTGARKSKKQIVFFDAAPPVAQPQQGGSAVEKGASEKPTTKEGGGNAALALLRRATKKTLAALSNLPLAISEMFAIAALMALGTVIDQGEAPSYYFEKFPEDNPVFGFITWRWILTPGFDHMFSSPVFLGLLALLAASLMACTYTTQLPMVKVARRWSFTHSGERIKKQEFSDSLPRASIQDLGVILMGAGYEVFTKGPSLYAFKGLAGRYAPIGVHLAMLFIMAGATLSATGSFKGSVDVPQGLNFVIGDVMKPRGVLSVAPDVFNTEVHVNRFYMEYYDSGEVSQFYSDLSLFNLDGKEVMRKTIKVNDPLRYGGITIYQTDWGFSALQVKKNGEGPFNLAMAPLKLNGDKKLYGTFLPLEDSDSSNPSVKGISMLARDLQSIVLYDQDGKFVGVRRPSSKLPIEINGNEILIEDAIGSTGLDLKTDPGVPIVYAGFGALMLTTCISYLSHSQIWAMQDGSTVVVGGKTNRAKLEFSEEMNRLLDKVPELIGANNENVVDSKSTAT
- the LOC112876959 gene encoding uncharacterized protein LOC112876959 — encoded protein: MSRGGRLRWLWRAPVRALGRARDLYVRGLTGCARYVPSDAAFGYPVFVPAASLSRSHSAAGSDWGAGSAAGEDLRELVRAASERRVEQRQAELRAVARSQSMAAALSMARIDEDAPCEFGAGAGALGARSQSCAGGDAGRRARGHRKVAALV